A single window of Luteipulveratus halotolerans DNA harbors:
- a CDS encoding HIT family protein: MPQDRTTDEPAVPPEPAASFARVDDGFERLWTPHRMAYIQSDKPSQESHEDCPFCEAPGRSDADGLIVHRGSTGYVVLNLFPYNPGHLLVCPYRHVPLYVDLTDEETAEFTMLTKQAIAALQAASAPMGFNIGMNQGEVAGAGVAAHLHQHIVPRWGGDANFLPIVGQTKALPALLEDTRAQLVEHWPTGE; encoded by the coding sequence ATGCCTCAGGACCGGACGACCGACGAGCCCGCCGTACCCCCGGAGCCTGCCGCGTCGTTCGCGCGCGTCGATGACGGCTTCGAGCGGCTCTGGACGCCGCACCGGATGGCGTACATCCAGAGCGACAAGCCGAGCCAGGAGTCCCATGAGGACTGCCCGTTCTGCGAGGCGCCGGGACGCTCGGACGCCGACGGCCTGATCGTCCACCGTGGGAGCACCGGTTACGTCGTGCTCAACCTGTTCCCGTACAACCCGGGACACCTGCTCGTCTGCCCCTACCGGCACGTGCCGCTGTACGTCGACCTCACCGACGAGGAGACCGCCGAGTTCACCATGCTCACCAAGCAGGCGATCGCGGCCCTCCAGGCGGCGTCGGCACCGATGGGCTTCAACATCGGGATGAACCAGGGCGAGGTGGCCGGCGCCGGGGTGGCCGCGCACCTGCACCAGCACATCGTCCCGAGGTGGGGCGGTGACGCCAACTTCCTGCCCATCGTCGGTCAGACCAAGGCACTGCCCGCGCTGCTGGAGGACACCCGGGCCCAGCTGGTCGAGCACTGGCCGACAGGGGAGTGA
- a CDS encoding nitroreductase family deazaflavin-dependent oxidoreductase: MPLDGEYADEKTGWVAKQLATIDETGTTESVDIMGMPVVVYTMRGAKSGKLRRVPLMRVEKDGVYAIVASYGGAEKHPAWYHNVTANPQIEILDGTQRHDAVAREITGAEREEWWARAVEAYPPYAEYQTKTDRLIPVLLAEPTS, from the coding sequence ATGCCTCTTGACGGTGAGTACGCGGACGAGAAGACCGGCTGGGTTGCCAAGCAGCTCGCCACGATCGACGAGACCGGCACGACGGAGTCGGTCGACATCATGGGGATGCCCGTGGTCGTCTACACGATGCGCGGTGCGAAGTCCGGCAAGCTGCGTCGGGTCCCTCTGATGCGGGTCGAGAAGGACGGTGTCTACGCGATCGTCGCCTCGTACGGCGGCGCCGAGAAGCACCCGGCCTGGTACCACAACGTGACCGCCAACCCGCAGATCGAGATCCTCGACGGGACGCAGCGTCACGACGCCGTGGCCCGCGAGATCACCGGCGCCGAGCGTGAGGAGTGGTGGGCGCGCGCTGTCGAGGCGTACCCGCCCTACGCCGAGTACCAGACCAAGACCGACCGGCTCATCCCCGTGCTGCTGGCCGAGCCGACGAGCTAG
- a CDS encoding GNAT family N-acetyltransferase, with amino-acid sequence MSSIRITRATAEDAFALAALVLRADLERGASGRTGFIDEYADAWLAERDRRPAWIATEPDGDPAGLISTSVVRRLPSLRRPASSWMHVSLLYVVPNQRGQGLGEQLLRRMIVWGEGNGVDRFQLNAVPEARTLYERVGFTAPDPRLMERRR; translated from the coding sequence GTGAGCAGCATCCGGATCACGCGCGCCACCGCCGAGGACGCGTTCGCCCTCGCGGCCCTCGTGCTGCGCGCCGACCTGGAGAGGGGCGCCTCCGGGCGGACCGGGTTCATCGACGAGTACGCCGATGCCTGGCTCGCCGAGCGTGACCGCCGGCCGGCATGGATCGCCACCGAGCCCGACGGCGACCCGGCCGGCCTGATCTCCACCTCGGTCGTCCGCAGGCTGCCGAGCCTGCGCCGCCCGGCGAGCTCGTGGATGCACGTCTCGCTGCTCTACGTGGTTCCGAACCAGCGCGGCCAGGGGCTGGGGGAGCAGCTGCTCCGGCGGATGATCGTGTGGGGCGAGGGCAACGGCGTCGACCGCTTCCAGCTCAACGCCGTGCCCGAGGCGCGCACGTTGTACGAGCGGGTCGGCTTCACTGCCCCCGACCCGCGCCTGATGGAACGGCGCCGCTAG
- a CDS encoding ceramidase domain-containing protein, producing MNPSRSPVRPLPITAAVAAVSLGLLVVAAREQWLGPADGSGAEFCEAARDAVIRQPANTASNLGFVVAGLLIAYDVGRRARSLSRPALLAGYGCLVVLLGPGSMAMHATESATGGLLDLTSMYLVAGYAAAYALTRLVGLGTAGFSVAFVASVTLAEVFGGLEVHVPVVGHPGNLAFAVLLVAAVVMELVLRRRSARPAGARHAVAAVASMLVAFGIWNISRSDGPWCSPQSWLQGHAVWHLLGAVAAYELYRYYASERPQLRSPARLGTSDPT from the coding sequence GTGAACCCGAGCCGCTCCCCCGTTCGTCCGCTGCCGATCACCGCGGCGGTGGCCGCCGTCTCGCTCGGCCTGCTCGTCGTGGCGGCGCGCGAGCAGTGGCTCGGGCCCGCCGACGGCTCCGGCGCGGAGTTCTGCGAGGCCGCTCGCGACGCTGTGATCCGACAACCTGCCAACACTGCGAGCAACCTCGGGTTCGTCGTCGCCGGTCTGCTCATCGCGTACGACGTGGGTCGCCGTGCCCGGTCGCTGTCGCGGCCCGCACTGCTCGCGGGCTACGGCTGTCTGGTGGTGCTGCTGGGCCCGGGCAGCATGGCCATGCACGCCACCGAGTCGGCCACCGGCGGACTGCTCGACCTCACGAGCATGTACCTCGTGGCGGGCTACGCCGCGGCGTACGCCCTCACCCGGCTGGTGGGTCTGGGGACTGCTGGGTTCTCGGTCGCGTTCGTCGCCTCCGTCACGCTGGCCGAGGTGTTCGGCGGCCTCGAGGTGCACGTGCCCGTCGTCGGCCATCCCGGCAACCTGGCGTTCGCCGTGCTCCTCGTCGCAGCCGTGGTGATGGAGCTGGTCCTGCGCCGACGTTCGGCGCGGCCCGCGGGCGCGCGGCATGCCGTCGCCGCGGTCGCGTCCATGCTCGTGGCGTTCGGGATCTGGAACATCAGTCGCTCCGACGGCCCCTGGTGCTCGCCGCAGTCGTGGTTGCAGGGTCACGCCGTGTGGCACCTGCTCGGCGCCGTCGCGGCGTACGAGCTCTACCGCTACTACGCGTCCGAGCGCCCGCAGCTCCGCTCCCCTGCCAGACTCGGCACGTCGGACCCCACCTGA
- a CDS encoding class I SAM-dependent methyltransferase — protein MDGRQQAQRDATIASYQEGAQEYRAATESGLRSPLADAAGQYARTLSPGARVLEIGSGTGRDARELESLGLSVRRPDITPAFVEMMRADGYTADVLDPLTDDLGGPYDGVWASAVLVHLTREETDVVLRRLATVTRPSGRLFASLKEGDGRRRAQAATCRESASSRTGVLSRCAPR, from the coding sequence ATGGACGGGCGACAGCAGGCCCAGCGCGATGCGACGATCGCGTCGTACCAGGAGGGGGCGCAGGAGTACCGCGCCGCGACCGAGTCCGGGCTGCGCTCGCCGCTCGCCGACGCCGCCGGTCAGTACGCCCGGACCCTGTCGCCCGGCGCTCGCGTCCTGGAGATCGGGAGTGGCACCGGCCGCGACGCCCGTGAGCTGGAGTCGCTGGGCCTGAGCGTCCGGCGCCCAGACATCACACCGGCGTTCGTCGAGATGATGCGCGCTGACGGCTACACCGCCGACGTGCTGGACCCGCTGACCGACGACCTCGGTGGCCCGTACGACGGTGTCTGGGCGAGCGCGGTGCTCGTCCACCTGACGCGGGAGGAGACCGACGTCGTGCTGCGGCGGCTGGCCACCGTCACCCGCCCGTCCGGTCGGTTGTTCGCCTCGCTGAAGGAGGGCGACGGGAGGCGCCGAGCACAGGCGGCAACGTGTCGGGAGAGCGCTTCTTCGCGTACTGGCGTCCTGAGCCGCTGCGCGCCGCGATAG
- a CDS encoding YciI family protein, which yields MEFFVHHHGRAGSEPLRERMVEAHWAYMDRFADHLIARGPTFTQETLVGSVHIVDLPDPATARAFAFEEPCYQAGAFDGVLIHRWRNRAADADRFLVLGLGVGTGEDRPRTDPEPLIAYGPVALGRRIDMARHRRARAGGRPRRRLPCARRRAVRLGRGDRLDLRRPSLTPA from the coding sequence ATGGAGTTCTTCGTCCACCACCATGGCCGAGCAGGTTCGGAGCCGCTGCGCGAACGGATGGTCGAGGCGCACTGGGCCTACATGGACCGGTTCGCCGACCACCTGATCGCGCGCGGGCCGACGTTCACGCAGGAGACGCTGGTCGGCAGCGTCCACATCGTCGACCTGCCCGACCCGGCAACGGCGAGGGCGTTCGCGTTCGAGGAGCCCTGCTACCAGGCGGGAGCCTTCGACGGTGTGTTGATCCATCGGTGGCGCAACCGTGCGGCCGACGCGGACCGCTTCCTCGTGCTCGGGCTCGGCGTGGGTACGGGCGAGGACCGACCGCGGACGGACCCCGAGCCCTTGATCGCCTACGGGCCCGTTGCTCTCGGACGACGCATCGACATGGCTCGGCACCGCCGCGCTCGTGCAGGCGGCCGACCCCGACGCCGCCTCCCGTGTGCTCGACGTCGAGCGGTACGACTCGGTCGAGGTGACCGGCTGGACCTTCGGCGGCCGTCGCTGACTCCGGCCTGA
- the thrS gene encoding threonine--tRNA ligase, translating into MSAESSQSVAGSERSETEGTTGTDRFGSDKKVVAMRVDGELQDLFREIPDGAVVEPVTVDSEDGLNILRHSAAHVLAQAVQQINPEAGLGIGPPVKDGFYYDFDVEHAFQPDDLKALEKAMQKIVNEGQTFARRVTTDDAAREELAAEPYKLELIGLKGNAAQAAEGADAEVGGGELTIYDNLRRDGSRAWGDLCRGPHVPSTKVLGNAFKLLRSGGAYWRGSEKNPQLQRIYGTAWPTKDELKAYLDRLAEAEKRDHRKIGAELDLFSFPDELGSGLPVFHPKGGVIKREMEDYVRRRHIEEGFEYVGTPHISKEQLFHTSGHLPYYAEGMFAPFDVDGTDYRLKAMNCPMHNLIFRSRGRSYRELPLRLFEFGSVYRNEKSGVVHGLTRVRGFAQDDSHSYVTPEQAPDEVRHLLKFVLSLLRDFGLDEFYLELSTRDEDGDKKDKFIGSDEQWAHATKVLEEVGRETGLELVPDPGGAAYYGPKISVQARDAIGRSWQMSTIQYDFNQPERFGLEFQAADGTRQQPVMIHSAKFGSIERFLGVLVEHYAGAFPVWLSPVQVLGVPVAEEYADYLQDALNMLKRKGIRVELDASDDRFPKKIRNASKSKVPFVLIAGEEDRAAGAVSFRYRDGSQKNGVPLADAVAEILEAVESRKQV; encoded by the coding sequence GTGTCTGCCGAGTCATCCCAGTCCGTCGCCGGAAGCGAGCGGTCGGAGACGGAGGGCACGACGGGCACCGACCGGTTCGGCTCCGACAAGAAGGTCGTCGCGATGCGGGTCGACGGTGAGCTGCAGGACCTGTTCCGTGAGATCCCCGACGGCGCGGTCGTCGAGCCCGTCACGGTCGACTCCGAGGACGGGCTCAACATCCTGCGCCACTCCGCCGCGCACGTGCTCGCCCAGGCCGTGCAGCAGATCAACCCCGAGGCCGGGCTCGGCATCGGCCCGCCCGTCAAGGACGGCTTCTACTACGACTTCGACGTCGAGCACGCCTTCCAGCCGGACGACCTCAAGGCCCTCGAGAAGGCCATGCAGAAGATCGTCAACGAGGGTCAGACGTTCGCCCGCCGCGTGACGACTGACGACGCCGCGCGCGAGGAGCTGGCCGCCGAGCCGTACAAGCTCGAGCTCATCGGCCTCAAGGGCAACGCCGCTCAGGCCGCCGAGGGCGCCGATGCCGAGGTCGGCGGCGGCGAGCTGACGATCTACGACAACCTGCGCCGCGACGGCTCGCGCGCCTGGGGTGACCTGTGCCGTGGCCCGCACGTCCCGTCGACCAAGGTGCTCGGCAACGCGTTCAAGCTGCTGCGCTCGGGTGGTGCGTACTGGCGCGGCTCGGAGAAGAACCCCCAGCTGCAGCGCATCTACGGCACCGCCTGGCCCACCAAGGACGAGCTCAAGGCCTACCTGGACCGCCTCGCCGAGGCCGAGAAGCGCGACCACCGCAAGATCGGCGCCGAGCTGGACCTGTTCTCCTTCCCCGACGAGCTCGGTTCGGGCCTGCCGGTGTTCCACCCCAAGGGCGGTGTGATCAAGCGCGAGATGGAGGACTACGTCCGTCGCCGCCACATCGAGGAGGGCTTCGAGTACGTCGGCACGCCCCACATCTCCAAGGAGCAGCTGTTCCACACCTCGGGGCACCTGCCCTACTACGCCGAGGGCATGTTCGCGCCGTTCGACGTCGACGGCACCGACTACCGCCTCAAGGCGATGAACTGCCCGATGCACAACCTGATCTTCCGCTCGCGGGGCCGGTCCTACCGCGAGCTGCCGCTGCGGCTGTTCGAGTTCGGCTCGGTCTACCGCAACGAGAAGTCGGGCGTGGTCCACGGCCTGACCCGCGTGCGCGGCTTCGCCCAGGACGACAGCCACTCCTACGTCACGCCGGAGCAGGCGCCCGACGAGGTGCGCCACCTGCTGAAGTTCGTGCTGTCGCTGCTGCGCGACTTCGGCCTCGACGAGTTCTACCTCGAGCTGTCCACGCGTGATGAGGACGGCGACAAGAAGGACAAGTTCATCGGCTCGGACGAGCAGTGGGCACACGCGACGAAGGTGCTCGAGGAGGTCGGCCGCGAGACCGGGCTCGAGCTCGTCCCCGACCCGGGCGGCGCGGCGTACTACGGCCCGAAGATCTCGGTGCAGGCGCGCGACGCGATCGGGCGCTCGTGGCAGATGTCGACGATCCAGTACGACTTCAACCAGCCCGAGCGGTTCGGCCTGGAGTTCCAGGCTGCTGACGGCACCCGCCAGCAGCCGGTCATGATCCACTCGGCGAAGTTCGGCTCGATCGAGCGCTTCCTCGGCGTGCTGGTCGAGCACTATGCCGGTGCGTTCCCGGTGTGGCTCTCACCCGTCCAGGTGCTCGGTGTGCCGGTCGCCGAGGAGTACGCCGACTACCTCCAGGACGCGCTGAACATGTTGAAGCGCAAGGGGATTCGCGTCGAGCTCGACGCCAGCGACGACCGGTTCCCCAAGAAGATCCGCAACGCGTCCAAGTCCAAGGTGCCGTTCGTGCTCATCGCCGGTGAGGAGGACCGGGCCGCCGGCGCCGTGTCCTTCCGCTACCGCGACGGCTCGCAGAAGAACGGCGTCCCGCTGGCCGACGCAGTGGCCGAGATCCTCGAGGCCGTCGAGTCGCGCAAGCAGGTCTGA
- a CDS encoding TraR/DksA family transcriptional regulator has protein sequence MPTPGSDAAAGDAVARLEAARVDTSARIARMEADLSALFDASRDSNADDEHDPEGQTIAYERAQVTSLLQQARTHLDELDDALARVRTGRYGVCDVCGQDIGAGRLEARPTATTCVAHAVRR, from the coding sequence ATGCCCACTCCTGGATCCGATGCCGCAGCCGGCGACGCCGTCGCCCGGCTGGAGGCCGCACGCGTCGACACGTCGGCGCGGATCGCCCGGATGGAGGCCGACCTGTCGGCGCTGTTCGACGCCTCGCGCGACTCCAACGCCGACGACGAGCACGACCCCGAGGGCCAGACGATCGCGTACGAGCGCGCCCAGGTGACCTCGCTCCTGCAGCAGGCGCGCACGCACCTGGACGAGCTCGACGACGCCTTGGCCCGCGTGCGTACCGGCCGCTACGGCGTGTGCGACGTGTGCGGGCAGGACATCGGTGCGGGCCGGCTGGAGGCCCGACCGACCGCGACCACCTGTGTGGCTCACGCCGTACGCCGGTGA
- a CDS encoding MOSC domain-containing protein, producing the protein MTMRVAHLAIYPEKGAPGVDLSTVTVEADGLTGDRRKKAAVHLVTLADVDTDDPPRANVVLDPAGEELVALVGQDLRLGSVTLRVTTMPSGCPGVYAEVVEPGQVSVGDDVEAV; encoded by the coding sequence ATGACCATGCGCGTCGCTCATCTGGCCATCTATCCCGAGAAGGGAGCGCCGGGGGTCGACCTGTCGACGGTCACCGTCGAGGCGGATGGTCTCACCGGCGATCGTCGCAAGAAGGCCGCAGTGCACCTGGTGACCCTCGCCGACGTCGACACCGACGACCCGCCTCGTGCCAACGTCGTGCTCGATCCGGCAGGCGAGGAGCTCGTCGCCCTGGTCGGTCAGGACCTGCGCCTCGGCTCGGTCACGCTGCGCGTCACCACCATGCCGAGCGGGTGCCCAGGGGTCTACGCCGAGGTCGTCGAGCCCGGTCAGGTCTCGGTCGGCGACGACGTCGAGGCGGTCTAG
- a CDS encoding nucleotidyltransferase family protein, with protein sequence MTAAVLLAAGAGRRMGRPKALVEIDGEPLVLRAVRVLHEAGVDDVSVVVGARGDEVATLVGSLADVVTNPGWDGGMAGSLRAGLGSLDGTHDATLIHLVDLPWVTPEAVRRVVHLASPTVLARAAYDGVPGHPVLIGREHWDAVLAGLSGDQGARSWLAGRPDLHLVECGDVARGDDTDRPQDLSQA encoded by the coding sequence ATGACCGCCGCAGTCCTGCTCGCAGCCGGCGCCGGACGTCGCATGGGTCGCCCCAAGGCGCTCGTCGAGATCGACGGAGAACCGTTGGTACTCCGCGCTGTTCGCGTCCTGCACGAGGCCGGCGTCGACGACGTGAGCGTGGTCGTCGGCGCCCGCGGCGACGAGGTGGCCACGCTCGTCGGTTCGCTCGCCGACGTCGTCACCAACCCAGGCTGGGACGGCGGCATGGCCGGCTCCTTGCGCGCCGGCCTCGGCTCGCTGGACGGCACCCACGACGCCACGCTGATCCACCTGGTCGACCTGCCCTGGGTGACGCCAGAGGCCGTACGCCGGGTCGTTCACCTCGCCTCGCCGACGGTGCTGGCGCGGGCGGCGTACGACGGTGTGCCCGGCCATCCCGTCCTGATCGGCCGCGAGCACTGGGACGCCGTGCTCGCAGGACTCAGCGGCGACCAGGGTGCGCGGTCGTGGCTCGCGGGGCGCCCTGATCTGCACCTGGTGGAGTGCGGCGACGTCGCACGGGGTGACGACACCGACCGCCCGCAGGACCTGTCGCAGGCATGA
- a CDS encoding TIGR02611 family protein gives MTDEKTYKEPDALISAEEDRFAWRRKIKSNPTTRVAYRVAVALVGLAIVAVGVAAIPLPGPGWLIVFLGLGVWASEFDWAARLLDWVKGKVTAWTRWLGRQSWWVKAVVTLLTIALVLAIFYALFAVSGVPGLLPDAVEDELHQMPGLG, from the coding sequence GTGACCGACGAGAAGACCTACAAGGAGCCCGACGCGCTGATCAGCGCCGAGGAGGACCGCTTCGCCTGGCGACGCAAGATCAAGTCCAACCCGACCACGCGCGTCGCCTATCGCGTGGCGGTGGCCCTGGTCGGCCTCGCGATCGTCGCGGTCGGTGTCGCGGCGATCCCGCTGCCCGGTCCGGGCTGGCTCATCGTGTTCCTCGGCCTGGGTGTGTGGGCCTCGGAGTTCGACTGGGCGGCGCGGCTGCTCGACTGGGTCAAGGGCAAGGTGACCGCCTGGACCAGGTGGCTCGGCCGGCAGTCGTGGTGGGTCAAGGCGGTCGTCACGCTGCTGACCATCGCGCTCGTGCTGGCGATCTTCTACGCACTGTTCGCGGTGAGCGGCGTGCCGGGCCTGCTGCCGGATGCTGTCGAGGACGAGCTGCACCAGATGCCCGGGCTCGGCTGA
- a CDS encoding aminotransferase class IV, whose protein sequence is MTIRIWVNGERVDDKPAISALDHGVTVGDGVFETCKVVDGEVFARTRHHDRLDRSLAGLGLPAADRDYLDEGIEAVLKEAKGLTRLRYTVTGGVGPLGSERGTSGLTYVVMATEIDRPAPTTRVVTVPWPRNERSAVAGLKTTSYAENVVALKRARDAGATEALMPNTRGELCEGTGSNVFVVSGDRILTPPLESGALAGVTRALVLKWGAEAGLPVHETMLPMSMLQTCDELFITSSTRDVQPVSAVDDRELGAPGPLTSAISEVFARAADQDGDPT, encoded by the coding sequence GTGACCATCCGCATCTGGGTCAACGGCGAGCGGGTCGACGACAAGCCGGCGATCAGCGCGCTCGACCACGGCGTGACCGTGGGCGACGGCGTGTTCGAGACCTGCAAGGTGGTCGACGGCGAGGTGTTCGCCCGGACCCGCCACCACGACCGCCTCGACCGCTCGTTGGCCGGCCTCGGACTGCCGGCGGCCGACCGCGACTACCTCGACGAGGGCATCGAGGCTGTGCTCAAGGAGGCCAAGGGGCTCACCCGGCTGCGCTACACCGTGACCGGTGGAGTCGGGCCGCTCGGCTCCGAGCGCGGTACGAGCGGACTCACCTATGTGGTGATGGCCACCGAGATCGACCGCCCGGCGCCGACGACGCGGGTCGTCACCGTCCCGTGGCCCCGCAACGAGCGCAGCGCCGTCGCCGGTCTGAAGACGACCTCGTACGCCGAGAACGTCGTCGCGCTCAAGCGCGCGCGTGACGCCGGAGCGACCGAGGCTCTGATGCCCAACACGCGCGGTGAGCTGTGCGAGGGCACCGGCAGCAACGTGTTCGTCGTCTCGGGCGACCGCATCCTGACGCCGCCGCTGGAGTCCGGTGCGCTCGCCGGCGTCACGCGGGCGCTGGTGCTGAAGTGGGGTGCCGAGGCCGGGCTGCCCGTCCACGAGACGATGCTGCCGATGTCGATGCTGCAGACCTGTGACGAGCTGTTCATCACCTCCTCGACCCGTGACGTACAGCCCGTCTCGGCCGTCGACGACCGTGAGCTCGGGGCGCCCGGTCCGCTGACCTCCGCGATCTCCGAGGTGTTCGCCCGCGCCGCCGATCAGGACGGAGACCCGACGTGA
- a CDS encoding chorismate-binding protein, which produces MVDRNEAVAELGERRASGVLEISHDPECFERGGFWAVVMTFEGELTAVRMTPGELATPRRYEGPAPRLSDAAQEAWTSSLDRAAYEDGVREIRRRIARGEVYQVNLCRVLSHEIAPEADLDVLAAVLRQGNPAPYAARIHVPEAGLDVVCASPELYLRREGRRLVSSPIKGTAPTAEEMLDKDVAENVMITDLVRNDISPVVEPGTVAVEDLCVPEAHPGLTHLVSTVTGTLRPDVTWSDVLAATFPPGSVSGAPKSTALQAISDLEPVDRGPYCGAVGWIDADHDQAELAVGIRTFWAEHDGVRRWLHFGTGAGITWGSDPEGEWWETVLKARRLISLAAPITDARSSRGDTE; this is translated from the coding sequence ATGGTCGACCGCAACGAGGCGGTGGCCGAGCTCGGCGAGCGACGCGCGAGTGGTGTGCTCGAGATCAGCCATGACCCTGAGTGCTTCGAGCGGGGCGGCTTCTGGGCCGTGGTGATGACGTTCGAGGGCGAGCTGACGGCCGTACGCATGACGCCGGGGGAGCTGGCGACGCCGCGCCGGTACGAAGGCCCGGCTCCGCGGCTGAGCGACGCCGCACAGGAGGCGTGGACGTCGTCGCTGGACCGCGCGGCATACGAGGACGGTGTGCGCGAGATCAGGCGACGGATCGCCCGCGGCGAGGTCTACCAGGTCAACCTCTGCCGGGTGCTCAGCCACGAGATCGCACCGGAGGCCGACCTGGACGTGCTGGCCGCCGTCCTGCGGCAGGGCAACCCGGCGCCGTACGCCGCTCGTATCCACGTCCCCGAGGCCGGTCTGGACGTCGTGTGCGCCTCGCCCGAGCTCTACCTGCGCCGCGAGGGCCGGCGGCTGGTGTCGTCGCCGATCAAGGGCACGGCCCCGACCGCGGAGGAGATGCTCGACAAGGACGTCGCCGAGAACGTCATGATCACCGACCTGGTCCGCAACGACATATCTCCGGTCGTCGAGCCCGGCACGGTCGCCGTCGAGGACCTGTGCGTGCCCGAGGCGCACCCGGGCCTCACCCACCTCGTGTCGACGGTGACCGGCACGCTGCGACCCGACGTCACATGGTCGGACGTCCTGGCTGCGACGTTCCCGCCCGGTTCGGTCTCCGGTGCGCCGAAGTCCACTGCGCTGCAAGCGATCTCAGATCTGGAGCCCGTTGATCGCGGCCCCTACTGCGGAGCCGTGGGCTGGATCGACGCCGATCACGACCAGGCCGAGCTCGCCGTCGGCATCCGGACGTTCTGGGCCGAGCACGACGGCGTACGCCGGTGGCTGCACTTCGGGACGGGCGCCGGGATCACGTGGGGTTCGGACCCTGAGGGGGAGTGGTGGGAGACTGTCCTGAAGGCGCGTCGCCTGATCTCACTGGCCGCGCCCATCACGGACGCACGCAGCAGCAGGGGAGACACCGAGTGA
- a CDS encoding putative quinol monooxygenase, with amino-acid sequence MIAITARFRVRPEDADRWPEIVRDFTEATRAEPGNLWFDWSRSLDDPNEYVLLEAFKDDAAEAHVGSEHFKQAQRDLPPHLVETPRIINTTVPGEQWSELGELAVD; translated from the coding sequence TTGATCGCCATCACCGCACGGTTCCGCGTCCGCCCCGAGGACGCCGACCGCTGGCCCGAGATCGTCCGCGACTTCACCGAGGCGACCCGCGCTGAGCCCGGCAACCTCTGGTTCGACTGGTCGCGCAGCCTGGACGACCCGAACGAGTACGTCCTGCTCGAGGCCTTCAAGGACGACGCCGCCGAGGCCCACGTCGGGTCCGAGCACTTCAAGCAGGCTCAGCGCGACCTGCCGCCCCACCTCGTCGAGACGCCGCGCATCATCAACACGACCGTCCCCGGCGAGCAGTGGTCCGAGCTGGGTGAGCTCGCGGTCGACTGA
- a CDS encoding choice-of-anchor P family protein gives MAKGYTVGQGYGLKANALDGAVKAGPVSYLPVACVTGAGRANVVSTGLPLLASLGAVDTTTSSTTGSTVKSSVTSTVAGASVLNLITLTAIKAQTSTTRPTRTSPVTLSDTSQFVGLKVAGMPAINDSVKPNTTVKIPGLGSVTFHRVAKTSNGIRVTMVYIVLDRILGTLPTGSVVEIGVSETGVR, from the coding sequence ATGGCCAAGGGGTACACCGTCGGTCAGGGCTACGGGCTGAAGGCCAATGCCCTGGACGGTGCGGTGAAGGCCGGTCCGGTGAGCTACCTGCCCGTGGCCTGCGTGACGGGTGCCGGTCGAGCGAACGTCGTCTCGACGGGCCTGCCGTTGCTGGCGTCGCTCGGGGCGGTCGACACGACCACGAGCAGCACCACGGGCAGCACGGTCAAGAGCTCGGTGACCAGCACGGTCGCCGGTGCGTCGGTGCTCAACCTGATCACGCTCACGGCGATCAAGGCGCAGACCTCGACGACGCGACCGACGCGTACGAGCCCCGTCACGCTCAGTGACACCTCACAGTTCGTGGGGCTCAAGGTGGCTGGCATGCCCGCGATCAACGACTCGGTCAAGCCCAACACCACGGTGAAGATCCCGGGTCTGGGATCAGTGACGTTCCACCGAGTTGCCAAGACCTCCAACGGGATTCGCGTGACGATGGTCTACATCGTCCTGGACCGGATCCTCGGAACGCTGCCGACAGGCAGCGTGGTCGAGATCGGTGTCTCGGAGACCGGCGTCCGCTGA